In Bacillus sp. NP247, one DNA window encodes the following:
- a CDS encoding homoserine dehydrogenase translates to MKIQVVLSGYGTVGREFIKLLNEKYLYIYETYGIHLVVSGVLGRNIAIHNEEGLSIHHLLMYGGGTAAIEKYIEHHPGERATNSINGNVLVESTVTNLKDGNPGKKYIKQAIEKHMDIVAISKGALVTNWREIKEAAKMANVRIRYSGATAAALPTLDIGQFSLAGCNIEKIEGILNGTTNYILTRMHEEDKTFEEALQEAQNKGIAETNPLLDISGMDSACKLLLLTNSLMGTDYALKDMQIKGLEHVTTHQIQNAKEQNKTIKLIASANKDDNGKVNLSVQPCNLEKEHPLASINGTEKGITFFTDSMGQVTTLGGASNPRGAAAAALKDVINLYRKDL, encoded by the coding sequence ATGAAAATTCAAGTTGTATTATCAGGATATGGGACAGTAGGAAGAGAGTTTATAAAATTATTAAACGAAAAATATTTATATATATATGAAACATATGGAATTCATTTAGTTGTAAGTGGCGTATTAGGTAGAAATATTGCAATACATAATGAGGAAGGTTTGTCTATTCATCATTTATTGATGTATGGTGGTGGTACTGCTGCAATTGAAAAATATATAGAACATCATCCGGGGGAACGTGCAACAAATAGCATAAACGGTAATGTATTAGTAGAATCAACAGTTACAAATCTTAAAGATGGAAATCCGGGAAAAAAATATATAAAACAAGCGATTGAGAAACATATGGATATAGTGGCAATTTCTAAAGGTGCCCTTGTTACAAACTGGAGAGAAATAAAGGAAGCAGCAAAAATGGCGAATGTACGAATTCGATATAGTGGCGCAACTGCCGCAGCACTGCCGACATTAGATATTGGACAATTTAGTTTAGCTGGCTGCAATATTGAAAAAATAGAAGGAATATTAAACGGGACAACTAATTATATTCTTACAAGAATGCATGAAGAAGATAAAACTTTTGAAGAAGCGTTGCAAGAAGCACAAAATAAAGGAATTGCGGAGACAAACCCGTTATTAGATATAAGCGGGATGGATAGCGCATGTAAATTATTACTTTTGACGAATAGTTTAATGGGAACAGATTATGCACTTAAAGACATGCAAATAAAAGGATTAGAGCATGTTACAACGCACCAAATTCAAAATGCGAAGGAACAAAATAAAACTATTAAATTAATTGCATCAGCAAATAAAGATGATAATGGAAAAGTAAACCTTAGCGTACAACCTTGTAATTTAGAGAAAGAACATCCATTAGCAAGTATAAATGGTACCGAAAAAGGAATTACGTTCTTTACGGATTCAATGGGGCAAGTGACAACGCTTGGAGGGGCCTCAAATCCAAGAGGGGCAGCCGCAGCCGCTTTAAAAGATGTAATCAATTTGTATCGAAAGGATTTATAG